In Antedon mediterranea chromosome 10, ecAntMedi1.1, whole genome shotgun sequence, one genomic interval encodes:
- the LOC140059933 gene encoding uncharacterized protein, with protein MLKIMYYSVLTLIVVLSIFDVNGKRQTKCGNNQKLVKLADLEKCMLKVVSLSKCITYSHVKTDDVCNKYQLIGFGLANRFNENQNEGVDNTNIIETESSTNGLGNESCTQSEMNGNMTSDEDGRNTMVLTESLTNGLENEFSTQSEMNDDVVTSNEVHTMEFELSTNCLEGESSTQTDTHQHNVLVGENQYLLAYYAFECDVKDTSGNERHGRSNGTDLTYTTGVSGLAANFTGSQSIVVDEFSNFDFGLEFTVSLWYKSFERGDRKQFILNNGFHEDGEIEIKLGHMMNDPNLTVLLFTRRESRFKYKPVVQFGVWRHVVLTYNGIYAAVYVNAQIQAGQSGCCSGQSDCCSGPIPINPNPIVIGTAHKKIERYFYGLIDEVQFYNSSVTSQQVEAYYYNVIEI; from the exons ATGTTGAAG aTTATGTATTACAGCGTGTTAACGTTGATCGTGGTTCTTTCAATTTTTGACGTAAATGGTAAACGTCAAACAAAATGTGGAAACAACCAAAAACTGGTGAAATTGGCAGATCTGGAGAAATGTATGTTGAAAGTGGTTTCACTATCAAAATGCATTACATATTCCCATGTTAAAACGGATGATGTTTGCAATAAATATCAACTGATTGGCTTTGGTTTGGCTAACCGATTCAATGAGAATCAAAATGAAGGAGTtgataatacaaatataatagaAACGGAATCCTCAACTAATGGTCTGGGAAATGAGTCTTGTACTCAATCCGAGATGAATGGTAATATGACATCAGATGAAGACGGTCGTAATACAATGGTATTAACGGAATCCTTAACTAATGGTCTGGAAAACGAGTTTAGTACACAATCGGAGATGAATGATGATGTCGTGACATCAAATGAAGTTCATACAATGGAATTTGAATTGTCAACTAATTGTCTGGAAGGTGAGTCTAGTACTCAAACTGACACCCATCAACACAATGTCTTGGTTGGAGAGAACCAGTACTTACTTGCTTATTACGCATTTGAGTGTGACGTCAAAGATACATCTGGCAATGAACGCCATGGAAGATCTAATGGTACAGACTTAACATACACAACTGGTGTAAGTGGTCTAGCCGCCAACTTCACTGGCTCTCAGAGCATTGTTGTAGATGAGTTCAGTAACTTTGATTTTGGATTAGAATTTACGGTTAGTCTGTGGTATAAAAGTTTCGAAAGAGGTGATCgtaaacagtttattttgaataatggtTTCCATGAGGATGgtgaaattgaaattaaacttGGTCATATGATGAATGATCCTAATTTAACAGTATTACTTTTTACCCGACGTGAATCTAGATTTAAGTATAAGCCTGTGGTTCAATTTGGAGTGTGGCGACATGTGGTTTTAACCTATAACGGCATTTACGCAGCTGTATATGTCAATGCACAAATACAAGCTGGTCAGTCTGGCTGTTGCTCTGGTCAGTCTGACTGTTGCTCTGGTCCTATACCAATCAATCCTAACCCAATCGTTATTGGAACAGCACATAAAAAGATCGAACGTTATTTCTATGGCTTGATTGACGAAGTCCAATTTTACAATAGTTCTGTGACATCACAACAAGTGGAAGCCtattattataatgtgattGAAATTTAA
- the LOC140059937 gene encoding uncharacterized protein, with translation MYCSSLTLIVALGIFAVNGKCTSDQKLVKLADREKCMLEVVSLSKCIICSSVKFKFLKKSVDDVCNEYQLVAHHQFNENQQNSVITSDEEFQSMESSTNGLENESSTQFEMDDDVSGEDHIMESELSTSCLKTECSTQSGNHDNLLVGENQYLLAYYAFECDVKDTSGNERHGRSNGTDLTYTTGVSGLAANFTGSQRVVVDEFSNFDFGSEFTVSLWYKGLEGGDNQQFILNNGFRDDGEFEFKLGPNNLFVSLFTLIEARFEYVPVVQFGVWRHLVLTYNGSCLAFYVNAEIQSGQSDCCSGPIPINSNPVVIGTAHGSNRRYFHGLIDEVQFYNITVASQHVETYYYNVTKIIK, from the coding sequence ATGTATTGCAGTTCGTTAACGCTGATCGTAGCTCTTGGAATATTTGCCGTAAATGGTAAATGTACAAGCGACCAAAAACTAGTGAAATTGGCTGATCGAGAGAAATGTATGTTGGAGGTAGTTTCACTTTCAAAGTGCATTATATGTTCCAGtgttaaatttaagtttcttaAAAAGAGTGTGGATGATGTTTGCAACGAATATCAACTGGTTGCTCatcaccaatttaatgaaaatcaacaaaatagtGTCATTACGTCAGATGAAGAATTTCAAAGTATGGAATCCTCAACTAATGGACTGGAAAATGAGTCTAGTACTCAATTCGAGATGGATGATGATGTATCAGGTGAAGATCATATAATGGAATCTGAATTGTCAACTAGTTGTCTGAAAACTGAGTGCAGTACGCAAAGTGGCAACCATGACAATCTCTTGGTTGGAGAGAACCAGTATTTACTTGCTTATTACGCGTTTGAGTGTGACGTCAAAGATACATCTGGCAATGAACGCCATGGAAGATCTAATGGTACAGACTTAACATACACAACTGGTGTAAGTGGATTAGCCGCCAACTTCACTGGCTCTCAGAGAGTTGTTGTTGACGAGTTTAGTAATTTTGATTTTGGATCAGAATTTACAGTTAGTTTGTGGTATAAAGGTTTGGAAGGAGGTGATAACCAacagtttattttgaataatggtTTCCGGGACGATGGTGAATTTGAATTCAAACTTGGtcctaataatttatttgtatcacTTTTTACTTTAATCGAAGCTAGATTCGAATATGTTCCTGTGGTTCAATTTGGAGTGTGGCGACATTTGGTTTTAACCTACAATGGAAGTTGCCTAGCGTTTTATGTCAATGCAGAGATACAATCTGGTCAGTCTGATTGTTGCTCTGGTCCTATACCGATCAATTCTAACCCAGTCGTTATTGGAACAGCACATGGCAGCAACAGGCGTTATTTTCATGGCTTGATTGATGAAGTCCAATTTTACAATATTACAGTTGCTTCACAGCATGTGGAAACCTACTATTACAACGTgactaaaattattaaataa